CCGCGCGCCGTCGTTCCTCGTCCGTACCAGTCTCGTCGTTCCGGTCATTTCGTCCCATGAGTTGCGTATCTCCGTGAGTGCGTCTTCGTCGCCGATGGCGACGTAGCTCGGGCCCGTCCCGGAGAGGGAGACGCCGTCGGCCTCCGGGAGCGCGGCGAGCATCGGCTCGGTCTGTCGGTCGAGCGCGGCGCAGAACGCCCAGCCGTTGACGGTCATCGCCTCCCCGTACCGGCCGGCGAGCGCGAGCTCCTCCACGACGTCGGCGGTTCCGGCGACGCGCTGGCAGCGCGCGGTGTCCGCGTCCGCGCTGTACGCGCGCTCGTCGGGCGTGTAGACGAGCGCGTGCGCGTCGAGTTCGTCGCGGGCGACGAGCGCGTCCTCGGTGTTGTTCGTGACGGTGACGCCGCCGAGCATGCTCGCGGAGGCGTCGTCGAACGCGCCCGTCACGGTCACGCCGGTCTCCCGGGCGGCGCGCACGCCGACGCGGCAGGCGTCCTCGCGCGACACCTCGTCCGCGCGGCCGAGCGCGTCGAGCGTCGCGAGCACGGTCGCGTTCGCCGCGGCGCTCGAACTCTTCAACCCCGACGCCATCGGAATCTCGCTCTCCGTCTCCACGACGCCGCCGGGGTCGCTCTCGCCGTACGCCGCGACAGTGAGTTCGACGCAGCGCTCGACGAGCGACGTGTCCGCGTCCGCGTCGCCGGCGACCCGGCCCTCGACCGACGACTGCTCGGGTTCGAGCGTCACGGACGCCGTCACGTCGAGGTCGATGGCGAACGCCGACCCGACGCCCGTCGCGAGCGCGCACAGTACGGTTCCGGCTCCGGGCGCGATGGCGCGACCGTCCATGCGGGAGAGAGTCACAGCGGACAGTTAGCGCCTTCGGTCGTGACAAACGCGACTCGGCGCGCTTTTCCGGCGCGCGAGCGAACGACGGGTATGACGCAGCGCACCGAACGCGCCCCGGACCCGCTCACCGTCGAACTCGACGCCGAAGGCGTCTTCGTCGAGTACGCGGACGGCCGTCGCGTCTTCTACAACGGCGTCCCCGAGAAGCGCGACGGGAGCGTGCGCACCGCCCCCGAACGCGACGTCCACGTCCTCGTCACCGACGCCGAAGGCGAAGAAGGCGTGCTCGTCTACGTGAACGACCGGAAGACCGACGACGCCATCCTCGAGGAGTCCGGCGTGGGCCGCGTCCTCCTCGACGCCGGCGACGAAGAATCGATCTTCCCGGGCGTCGTCGCGCGACAGGAGGGGTACGCGGTCGAGATCACCGCCGACCTCGACGAGGTCAGCGGCCGCGTCTTCGTCTTCGAGGAGTCCGACCTCGCCGAGTACGCCTACGAGATCGTCCGCTCGACTGACTGACGACGCTCGCCGGCGACCGCCGAACCGCGGTCGGTCACTGGATGTAGGAGGGGTCTTCGGCGTCGCAGTTCGCTTCGTGTGACTCCGCGTCCTCGACGTTGTCGAAGAGGAGGCCGCATTTCTCGCACTCGTACCACGTCATCCCGTCACGCGTGGTCTCGGTCACCATGTTCACGTTTCCGTCGGGAGACGGTTTAGTCGTTGTCCCCCCTCAACTGCTTCCGGAGTTCGACGACGTAGTGCGGCGTGTCGGCGGCCGGTTCGGCGTCGGCGACACGCCACTCGGTCCCGGCGGCGGCATCGCGGAATCGGTCGGGCGCGTAGAGCGTGAACGCGAGCGTGCGCCCGACCTCGCCGTCGTACTCGACGCGGAACGCGCGGGAGGCGAGGCCGTCGCGGGGGTCGTCGCGGTAGCCGAAGAGGCGGTCGGCGTCGGCGTGCTCGGGGTCGAAGGCGTCGACGAACGCGACGCCGGCGTCGTCCGTGACGCGCGCGAACTCGTCGAGGACGTCCGTGAACGTCGTTCCCGGCCGGTTGAGCGTCGCCTGCGTGCCGATGCAGTGGACGCCGCGGAACGCGTCCGCGGGGACGGCGAGGTCGAAGAGATCCATCTCCGCGGCGTGCACGACGCCCATCTCGCGCGCCGCGCATACCGCGTTCGGCGACGCGTCCGCGGCCAGCGTCGTGACGCGTTCTTGCAGCCAGCGCGCGTGCTGGCCGGCCCCGCAGCCGACGTCGAGCACGCGCCCACCAGCGTTGGCGAGTCGGGAGAGCCGCGCGGGCACGTCCTCGCTCGCGGGGTTCGGCCCGTCGAAGTAGTTCTCGAAGACCCGAGCGCGTTCGCGGCGCTCGCCACCGACACCTTCGCCGTTCGCGTGTTCCGCGTCGTTTCGCGGGGCGTCCGCCTCGGCGGTGACGTACTCGCACGCGCCGCGCTCGTAGTCGCCGCGGGCGTAGTCGAGCATCGCGCGACCGAGTGGGTCTGGTCGGCCCATACTCGGACTTGCCGCTACTCGTGTGAAAAGCTACTTCGAAACACGGTAGCGAGCTACGCGATTAGGCGGGGAGCGTGACGACGGCGCGGGAGCCGGCGTCGTCGAAGGCGAGCGAACCGCCGACGCCCTCGACCGTCCACCGGACGAGCCAGAGGCCGAGCCCGCTCCCGTGTTCGAGCTGCGTGATGGGGCGTTCGCCGAGGACGAGTTCGCGCTCCTTCGCGGGGATGCCGTCCCCGTCGTCGCTCACGCTTACTTCGACGGAGCCGCCCGCGTCGGTCGCGTGAACGGTGACGGTTCCCGCCCCGTGCTCGACGGCGTTCTCGACGAGCTCGTCGACCGCGGCGCGGAAGTGGTCGTTCGCCGTCGCCGTGAGCGAGTCCGGGGCGTCGAGGACGAACTCGCGGTCCGCGTACTCGTCGCGCGCGTCGACGACGGCCTCGCGGCAGACCGCGGCGACGTCGATCTCGTGCGGGTGTTCTTCGAGGGACTGCTCGATGGTCTTCACGTTCTCGTTCATCTCTGCGAGGTCGTCCGCGACCGTGCGGACGTGCTCTCCGGGGATGGAGTCCGTGTCGACGACGCTCGCGGCGGCGAGCAGGAGCTGTGCGTCGTGTCGGAGGTTGTGGCGGACGAGCGTGTTCAACACGGCGAGCTTCTCGCGTTCGGTCGCGAGTTCTTCAGCGCGGATACGCCGGACGTCGTAGACGCCGATGATGACGTGTGCGACCGCGCCGGCGGAGAGGACGGCGGCGAAGATGAACGGCGTGTTGTCCACCGGCTGGTAGGTGAAGACGAGCGTGAAGACGAATCCGAGGACGGCGAGGCCGAGGAGGTTCCAGCCGGCGACCCGAGCGGTGTTCACGTCGTCGATGTCGGCGCGGTAGACGAGCGGGCCGACGGCGACGAGGCCGAGCGAGATGATGGAGGCGAGCGCCGCGAGGACGAAGCCGACGAGCGGCGGGCTGGCGAAGAGCTGTGCGGCGTTCGGGACGAGGAGGACGAGTCCGGTGAGAGTGATGGACCCGGCGGCGGTGAACCTGAGTAGTTTCATCGGGGGTGCCGTCGTTTCTCGCCGACGACGGATAAACACGCACACTCGCCGAGCGGGCTGCGAACAGGCGGCACGCGCTCTCAGGCGTCGGTGTGCCGCGCTCCCGCCTCGGCCGACGCCCGCCATTTTCAGGCGATACCGCGAGTTCGCCGCGCTCTCACGGATAAACTCTCGCAGGAACAGCCAGTGAAACGGGAATCACAAGCATCGCGCGAGCGAGTGGTTCGGAGTCCGCGCGAGTCGAAGACGAGTGCGGGCAAGCGGGACCGGTGGGTCCCGCCAAGAACCCGAGCGAGCGCGTTCACCGCGAACGCGACGCGTTCGCGGAGCGTTTTTAGCGTAGCTTTTTGCGAGGAGGGTTCCCACAGCGAGCGCAGCGAGCGAGGAAACCCGACGAGTAAAAAGGGACTACCAGAAGGCTTTGGTTCTCGCGTATTCGCGTTCGCGTTCGAGGATGTCGCGGTAGAAGTCGGCTTCGTCCTCGCGGTGGTTGTTGATGACGCGGGCGGCGTTCTGTGGGCCGACGCCGCGGGCGGTGAGCGCGATGACGGCCTTTTTGCCGTGGGTCTGGACGATGCTGGCGTTCCGGTAGGCGCGCTCGGTCATCTTCTCCTCCTCCGGGTCTTTGTCGTCCTGTTTGAGGGCGGAGACGACGTCGTCGGCCCAGGGGGAGAGCGCGGCGATGCGAGTGGAGTCGCAGTGCGGGCACTGGGGCTGGTCGCGGACGCGCCCGACTTTCGTGGTGTGCTCGTAGTCGAGGCAGTTGAGGCAGACGAGCTTCACGCGGTCGCCGGCGATGCGTTCTTTCACGGCCCTCACGACGCTGGCGTCGGCGTTCTCGGGCGTGAGGAGCTCCTTCCCGCTAGAGCGGCCGTCGACGCCGATGGGTGTTCGCCCCCGGTGGGTTTCGACGGCGAGGTCTCCGGATCGGATGCGTTCGAGTATCTCGCGCGCTCGCTCGACGTCGAGGTCGCGGTGGAAGATTTCGCGTATCGCCTCGTCGTACACCGGCGTGTCTTCGAGCGCGGCGAGCACGCGGTTGAGGCCGACGCCGTCGCGTCCCTTCCAGCGTTTGAGCGCGCCGAACTTCGCGGCGACGTGGCTGAGCGTGAACTTCAGCGCGTCGGATTTCTTGAGGGAGAGTTCGAGGAGCGGCTTGACGTGCGCGGGGTCTGTCGTTTCGAGGACGTCGATGACGTCGGTCGCGCTCGTCTTCGCCGGCACTTCGAGTTCGATGCGGTAGGGGCCGGCGTCGAGGCCGACAGAGGAGCCGGTCTGCTGGCCGAGGAGCGCGGAGAGGAGTCGTCCGAGGGTTTCGTTCACCCGGTGACCGAACGGTGCGTTGACGACGATGTCGTTCCCGTGCGCCTCGACGACGAGCGTGTCCTGGTCGGGGACAGGCGCGTCGGCGTCGACGTGCCGTTCGACCTGTTCGAGGGCCTGTTCGGCGGTGTACTGGTCGGTCGGGTATCGTTGCGTGAACTCGCGCGCGACGCTCGCGGTGTCTGCGCCCGCGGCGAACTGCGGGCCGGCGACGCCTCGAATCTCTCCGACTTCCTGCGCGACCTCGTACGGGACGGGAATCTCTCGGCCCGTCCACGAGGGGACTTCGCCGGTCGGGTCCTCGATGGGGGAGACGCGGACTCTCGACTCCTCCTCGTCGATTTCGGCGATGCGCCACATCTCGCCGCGCTGGATGAAGGACGCGCCAGGCTCAGCAAAATTCACGACGAAGCGCTCGTCGAGCGTCCCGATTTGTCTCCCGCGCGCCATGTCGTAGACCTCGTAGGTCTCTTCGTCGGGAATCATCGAGAGGTTCGCGTAGAAGTACTGGAACGTCCCGCCCGATTTGTTGAGCGTGTCCGCGTCCTCGTCGAGGTAGAGCACGCGGTTCGCGTGGAGCTCTCGCACGACCTCCTTGAACGTCTCCTCGTCGAGGTCGCGGAAGGGGTAGGCGCGCGTGCAGATCTCGTAGGCGCGGCGCGCCGGGAGTTCGCCGTCGTCCATCACACACCCCACGATCTGGTTCGCGAGCGTGTCGAGGCTCCCGTGGTGAATCTGCGTGACTTCGACGTCGCCGGCGGCCGCGCGTCGGGCGATAGCGAGCGCTTCGAACGTGTCGTCCGGGTGGCCGGTGATGATCGTCCCGCGGGAGACCTCGTCCTGACGGTGGCCCGCGCGCCCGACGCGCTGGAGGAGGCGCGCGACTTCCCGGGGACTCTGGTACTGGACGACGTGGTCGATGCGGCCGACGTCGATGCCGAGCTCCATCGAACTCGTGCAGAGGAGCGCGTCGAGGTCGCCGGCTTTGAAGCGGTCTTCGACGTCGATGCGCGCGTCCTTCGAGAGGCTCCCGTGGTGGACGCCGATGTTCGCGTCGAGTTCTTTGAAACGCGAGCCGAGCGCTTCGGCGGTCTGCCGGGTGTTCACGAAGACGAGCGTGGAGTCGTGGTCCTCGACGAGTTCGAGGATGGCGCGGACGTGACTCGCCATGTCCGCGCTCGTCATGAGTTCGTTCCCGGTCGCCTCGTCGGCGGCGGTGACTTCGGGCTCTCGCACTGCGAACTCGACTTTCGAGGCGATGTCGACTTCGACGACTTCGCAGCCGCGGCCGCCCGTGAGGAACGCGCCGACCTCCTCGGGGTCGCCCACGGTGGCGGAGAGGCCGATGCGCTGGAAGTCGCCCGCGACTTCGACGAGGCGCTCGAGGCCGACCGAGAGCTGCGCGCCGCGCTTCGAGCCCGCGAGCTCGTGGACTTCGTCGACGACGACGTGCTCGACGTCCGAGAGGGCGACGCGGAGTTTCGACCCGGTGAGCATCGCCTGCAGGCTCTCCGGCGTCGTCACGAGCACGTCGGGCGGGTCGTCGGCCTGCTGGCCGCGGCGGTACTGCGTCGTGTCGCCGTGCCGGACGTCGATTTCGATGCCTAACTGTTCGCCCCACCAGTCGAGGCGCTCGCGCATGTCGCGGTTGAGCGCGCGCAGCGGCGTGACGTAGAGTGCGGAGATACCGAACGTTTCCCCCGATTCGGCGATAGCGTCGAGCACGGGGAGCATCGCGGTCTCGGTCTTCCCGGTGCCCGTGGGCGCGACGACGAGCGCGTCGCGGCCGGCGACGAGCGGCGGAATCGCGCGCTGCTGTGGCTCGGTCGGTCGGGTGAAGCCGCGCGCGCCGAGTGCGTCCCTGACGGCGGGTCCGAGGGTCGTGAACGCCTCCACGACGCCCGTTTCGCTCATGGCTGTACTACCGTCGGACGGCGGTTAAGCGCACCGCCGCCGGCCGCTTGGTTTCGTGGGGGAAAGGGTTTATTTGCAAGCATCTGTAAGTGGAATATATGTGGGACCAAGGCCCCGACGCTGATGACCCGGAATGGCGCGTCGTCGAAACCGACTTCGAGACGGACCTCATGGAGGTCTGTCAGACGGCCGTCGGCCCGTACGCGATCGGGAGCGGTGGCGTCCTCGCTGGTAACCGGAACGAGAACGGCTGGGAGATCGTCTTCGACGACGGCCCCGGCGCGAAGGACAACCAGCTCCGCGCGATGGACGTCACGGACGACGGGAAGCGCCTCTGGTTCCTCGGCTCCTCCGGCGCGCTCGGCTGCTACGACGTCGAGACTCGCCGGAAGTACGACTACTCGTACCCGCACGAGATGACGAGCACGTGGGAGGGAATCGCCGTCTCCGGAACCGCCGGCAGCGA
This sequence is a window from Halocalculus aciditolerans. Protein-coding genes within it:
- a CDS encoding shikimate kinase yields the protein MDGRAIAPGAGTVLCALATGVGSAFAIDLDVTASVTLEPEQSSVEGRVAGDADADTSLVERCVELTVAAYGESDPGGVVETESEIPMASGLKSSSAAANATVLATLDALGRADEVSREDACRVGVRAARETGVTVTGAFDDASASMLGGVTVTNNTEDALVARDELDAHALVYTPDERAYSADADTARCQRVAGTADVVEELALAGRYGEAMTVNGWAFCAALDRQTEPMLAALPEADGVSLSGTGPSYVAIGDEDALTEIRNSWDEMTGTTRLVRTRNDGARTT
- a CDS encoding DUF5796 family protein, translated to MTQRTERAPDPLTVELDAEGVFVEYADGRRVFYNGVPEKRDGSVRTAPERDVHVLVTDAEGEEGVLVYVNDRKTDDAILEESGVGRVLLDAGDEESIFPGVVARQEGYAVEITADLDEVSGRVFVFEESDLAEYAYEIVRSTD
- a CDS encoding DUF7128 family protein yields the protein MVTETTRDGMTWYECEKCGLLFDNVEDAESHEANCDAEDPSYIQ
- a CDS encoding class I SAM-dependent methyltransferase, which gives rise to MGRPDPLGRAMLDYARGDYERGACEYVTAEADAPRNDAEHANGEGVGGERRERARVFENYFDGPNPASEDVPARLSRLANAGGRVLDVGCGAGQHARWLQERVTTLAADASPNAVCAAREMGVVHAAEMDLFDLAVPADAFRGVHCIGTQATLNRPGTTFTDVLDEFARVTDDAGVAFVDAFDPEHADADRLFGYRDDPRDGLASRAFRVEYDGEVGRTLAFTLYAPDRFRDAAAGTEWRVADAEPAADTPHYVVELRKQLRGDND
- a CDS encoding sensor histidine kinase translates to MKLLRFTAAGSITLTGLVLLVPNAAQLFASPPLVGFVLAALASIISLGLVAVGPLVYRADIDDVNTARVAGWNLLGLAVLGFVFTLVFTYQPVDNTPFIFAAVLSAGAVAHVIIGVYDVRRIRAEELATEREKLAVLNTLVRHNLRHDAQLLLAAASVVDTDSIPGEHVRTVADDLAEMNENVKTIEQSLEEHPHEIDVAAVCREAVVDARDEYADREFVLDAPDSLTATANDHFRAAVDELVENAVEHGAGTVTVHATDAGGSVEVSVSDDGDGIPAKERELVLGERPITQLEHGSGLGLWLVRWTVEGVGGSLAFDDAGSRAVVTLPA
- a CDS encoding DEAD/DEAH box helicase, with translation MSETGVVEAFTTLGPAVRDALGARGFTRPTEPQQRAIPPLVAGRDALVVAPTGTGKTETAMLPVLDAIAESGETFGISALYVTPLRALNRDMRERLDWWGEQLGIEIDVRHGDTTQYRRGQQADDPPDVLVTTPESLQAMLTGSKLRVALSDVEHVVVDEVHELAGSKRGAQLSVGLERLVEVAGDFQRIGLSATVGDPEEVGAFLTGGRGCEVVEVDIASKVEFAVREPEVTAADEATGNELMTSADMASHVRAILELVEDHDSTLVFVNTRQTAEALGSRFKELDANIGVHHGSLSKDARIDVEDRFKAGDLDALLCTSSMELGIDVGRIDHVVQYQSPREVARLLQRVGRAGHRQDEVSRGTIITGHPDDTFEALAIARRAAAGDVEVTQIHHGSLDTLANQIVGCVMDDGELPARRAYEICTRAYPFRDLDEETFKEVVRELHANRVLYLDEDADTLNKSGGTFQYFYANLSMIPDEETYEVYDMARGRQIGTLDERFVVNFAEPGASFIQRGEMWRIAEIDEEESRVRVSPIEDPTGEVPSWTGREIPVPYEVAQEVGEIRGVAGPQFAAGADTASVAREFTQRYPTDQYTAEQALEQVERHVDADAPVPDQDTLVVEAHGNDIVVNAPFGHRVNETLGRLLSALLGQQTGSSVGLDAGPYRIELEVPAKTSATDVIDVLETTDPAHVKPLLELSLKKSDALKFTLSHVAAKFGALKRWKGRDGVGLNRVLAALEDTPVYDEAIREIFHRDLDVERAREILERIRSGDLAVETHRGRTPIGVDGRSSGKELLTPENADASVVRAVKERIAGDRVKLVCLNCLDYEHTTKVGRVRDQPQCPHCDSTRIAALSPWADDVVSALKQDDKDPEEEKMTERAYRNASIVQTHGKKAVIALTARGVGPQNAARVINNHREDEADFYRDILEREREYARTKAFW